The following are encoded in a window of Syngnathoides biaculeatus isolate LvHL_M chromosome 3, ASM1980259v1, whole genome shotgun sequence genomic DNA:
- the LOC133497691 gene encoding E3 ubiquitin-protein ligase RNF128-like — MGKKTQRSLLLLLCLSWLVHCSAAMVFWTAVVEINYFVSPNKTVLKDCECGVFGRNSPLAQAAGVVILPKGDPKGCGLDPLYNASASPWIALVKRGNCTFSEKINAAKRQGASAVVVYNVDGSGNGTTHMAHSEALEIVSIMIGNIQGVEIAGLVRNGTDVRMIIDAGSPHGPWIDAYWLYFMSVAFFIVTAASVAYFLFISANRLYNMRMHRRAERRLKSEAKKAIGRLQVRTLKRDDAETTSDSYLCAVCIESYKAGEVATVLTCDHIFHKACIEPWLLEKRTCPMCKCDILKALGVEAEEKESMSQASPQEVTVITVAGGEAMYEVPLTDPLNSDPERQQHHYDNRGFEEEGARGQ; from the coding sequence ATGGGTAAGAAGACACAACGCAGCTTGTTGCttttgctgtgtttgtcttGGCTCGTTCACTGTTCAGCTGCGATGGTGTTTTGGACTGCCGTGGTGGAAATCAACTATTTTGTCAGCCCTAACAAGACTGTGCTAAAAGACTGCGAGTGCGGCGTGTTCGGCCGCAACTCTCCACTCGCCCAAGCTGCAGGTGTCGTCATCCTTCCCAAGGGAGACCCCAAAGGCTGCGGCCTGGATCCTCTGTACAATGCCAGCGCGTCACCTTGGATAGCTCTTGTGAAAAGGGGAAACTGCACTTTCAGTGAAAAGATCAATGCCGCCAAACGTCAAGGAGCGTCCGCCGTGGTCGTGTACAATGTGGACGGCAGCGGCAACGGCACCACTCACATGGCGCACTCCGAGGCTCTGGAGATCGTGTCCATCATGATCGGCAACATTCAAGGCGTGGAGATCGCCGGCTTGGTGAGGAACGGGACAGACGTGCGGATGATCATTGACGCGGGAAGCCCTCACGGCCCCTGGATCGACGCCTACTGGCTTTATTTCATGTCGGTCGCCTTCTTCATCGTGACGGCCGCCTCGGTGGCCTACTTCTTGTTTATCTCGGCGAACCGCCTCTACAACATGCGCATGCACCGGCGAGCTGAGAGGAGGCTGAAATCCGAGGCCAAAAAGGCCATCGGCCGCCTGCAAGTGCGCACGCTGAAGCGGGACGACGCCGAGACGACGAGCGACTCGTACTTGTGCGCCGTGTGCATCGAGTCGTACAAGGCGGGCGAGGTGGCGACGGTGCTCACGTGCGACCACATTTTCCATAAAGCCTGCATCGAGCCGTGGCTGCTGGAGAAAAGGACCTGCCCCATGTGCAAGTGCGACATCCTCAAGGCCCTGGGAGTCGAGGCGGAGGAGAAGGAGAGCATGTCCCAAGCTTCGCCACAAGAGGTCACCGTCATCACGGTGGCGGGTGGGGAAGCCATGTATGAAGTCCCGCTCACTGACCCTCTGAACTCTGACCCGGAGAGACAGCAGCATCACTATGACAACAGGGGCTTTGAGGAGGAGGGTGCCAGAGGACAGTGA